One Microplitis mediator isolate UGA2020A chromosome 3, iyMicMedi2.1, whole genome shotgun sequence DNA segment encodes these proteins:
- the LOC130666035 gene encoding eIF-2-alpha kinase activator GCN1 codes for MADTELAKALKDLPGRVQTSSQKDRYEVIHNVIDVLSNPGINEKIVSGICKVISITLHRYKDSKSQSYVRNLITELLKHQYAHGVKYMTAIISEQALWHQNVVPTLSTSLTAYLSLKWTTLVINAIPRGHLSSHPECPKLLEAQASLSAAALAYNNLLSEKVYKLLSHLWKSTENAEEIYISNLSKMEPTNGVIVLSSLLIKHLVAVKKEELIDPFKNNIIEGFIKIAISCKKKPELFVVDAAAPFLRRLSHDDFKNQVLPALQKAMLRNPEIIIDSVGHILTGLSLDLSRYSEDISKGLFANLHSKEDTVRDEAVDACRRLALQCSDTGALEKLLSLLFAIFHGSEGKLTVATHKISVLTGAGNLSFNAAGSGIQQVAEAACNHFIKVLDTEVHEKTLIHALEMMSLWCQKFTGDVPKNIIEAFKKAMNAKTSTTGLRTAYIKLLFTLPIMSHAATVTPILTQAITRATQQSTQASAVTEGLVASYLLLKLVIAGQVENNKQSVLWSAIDDQVFFSDKFLSSCGDENLYHLMQLCDLLITEFSDRLNEKALGGVHRAIIVCVVAANSSTRRRCATLMKKMLTGLSTYEPCQALIKEFNRFVDMTKLKDNEKDNKEDKESAEINGRCLADGLLSICSATFLFDDPAYKLVGDALIPAHHPTVVKAMPNLWLKICATAKLKPAKFFNDYAPEIREMFVDNYKPTASYENAVATIVSFTPEVLLPSLVKVITEYLDDPEILKVTKDEYFTYLTPEGELYDKSVVPGNDDNDILNSMNMKRESKVYSFKEQLEEQQLRRELYEKRKREGKIKEQKLTPKQEEALKAQTAKENAIRKRLAGLFDKITRVVSIVNGLSRGNPQELSLYFRELLPVLLKNLSSPLAAPTVSQLYLDLQKIVVLVSVKNSPLRDLVAHVTLRQQQPQCDLDPAWEEEELEKAINRTLAAIHTCTVKQKLLFNAPGFCYCFPFIANTLLTWKDETMTTQGLQVIQEHAKQRGDEDNWKDLRHPRLLPRKQMLDLLIELMSSTTGRVQSHAVATFLDVAYSGDGTPGTALTSPEEVNSLIGALENPLAAVRDAALRALMIVRKSFPTEDSDYEQLLRLTRRVWIAKFDVADENKILANEIWEAAEFSANGEILCDELIQDVAHPVEAVQQATAHALAHLLTDNTHLVPGILDSLLKLYKEKLAMIPPKMNDFGRVVEQPVDIWGPRRGVALALAQLAPLLTPDTINQLIQFFVSTGLGDRNPSVRQEMLTAALAAVDQHGKDNITSLLPVFEDFMDKAPKIGSFDAIKQSVVILMGSLARHLDKDDPRIKPIVMRLIAALSTPSQQVQEAVANCLPHLVPSIKEDAPRIVDNLMDQLLKSDKYGERKGAAYGLAGIIKGMGILALKQLDIMTKLTNAIQDKKNYRHREGALFAFEMLCTMLGRLFEPYIVHVLPHLLLCFGDASQYVRTATDDTARVVMSKLSAHGVKLVLPSLLAALEEDSWRTKTGSVELLGAMAYCAPKQLSSCLPSIVPKLIEVLSDSHTKVQEAGAEALKVIGSVIRNPEIQAIVPVLLKALQDPSRKTAMCLQTLLDTQFVHFIDAPSLALIMPVVQRAFMDRSTETRKMAAQIIGNMYSLTDQKDLTPYLPTIIPGLKTSLLDPVPEVRSVSARALGAMVRGMGESSFEDLLPWLMQTLTSETSSVDRSGAAQGLSEVVRGLGVEKLHKLMPEIISTAERTDIAPHVKDGYIMMFIYMPNAFTTEFTPYIGQIINPILKALADENEYVRETALRAGQRIVTLYADSAIMLLLPELERGLFDDNWRIRYSSVQLLGDLLYRISGVSGKMSTETASEDDNFGTEQSHHAIINALGAERRNRVLAGLYMGRSDVALMVRQAALHVWKVVVTNTPRTLREILPTLFSLLLGCLASTSYDKRQVAARTLGDLVRKLGERVLPEIIPILERGLQSDQPDQRQGVCIGLSEIMASTSKDMVLTFVNSLVPTVRKALSDPLPEVRQAAAKTFDSLHSTVGSRALDDILPQMLVQLNSPDPQEAENTLDGLRQVMAIKSRVVLPYLVPQLTSTPVNTKALSILASVAGEALTRYLHKILPALLMALSSAQGSANEAQELEYCQAVVLSITDEVGVRTVMDQLMDATKADDPSRRRGAATLLCAFCRDTRADYSQYVPQLLRGLIHLFTDDDKEVLQKSWEALSAVTKTLESDQQIAHLGDIRQAVRFAASDLKGQDLLPGFCLPKGITPILPIFREAILNGLPEAKEQAAQGLGEVIKLTSAAALQPSVVHITGPLIRILGDRFNWSVKAAVLETLAILLGKVGVMLKQFLPQLQTTFLKALNDSNRQVRLKAAYALSNLIVIHTRADPLFAELHTAIKNSDDPAIRETMLQALRGVITPAGDKMTDVMRKQVFNTLSSMLGHPEDITRNAAAGCYGALLRWLTPEQLSAAFNEHLFNHDLNADWQLRHGRSTALFVVLKESASTVYVPKEQERVCKIILSYLQADRVQITMNGIRACGYLFQYLMNEGLPIPQTILTPFVRSMNNNSNEVKQLLARVCIHLARNIPPERMSGDLLKSLLPMLVNGTKEKNGYVKANSELALIAVLRLKTGDEEHQRCVALLDPGARESLSDVVSKVLRKVLSQPEGKMEELDDTLLT; via the exons atggCGGATACTGAG TTAGCGAAAGCGTTGAAAGATCTGCCGGGTCGTGTTCAAACTTCAAGCCAAAAAGACCGATACGAGGTTATACACAATGTCATCGATGTCTTGTCAAATCCAG gcatcaatgaaaaaattgtcAGTGGAATTTGCAAAGTTATATCGATTACTCTCCATCGATATAAGGACAGCAAATCCCAATCTTACGTGAGGAATTTAATAACTGAGCTATTGAAGCACCAGTATGCCCATGGAGTTAAATATATGACTGCCATCATCTCCGAGCAGGCTTTGTGGCACCAGAATGTCGTTCCAAC attgaGTACGTCATTGACTGCATACCTGTCGCTAAAATGGACGACTTTGGTGATCAATGCGATCCCCCGAGGCCACTTATCAAGTCACCCAGAGTGTCCGAAGCTCCTGGAAGCACAAGCGAGTCTCAGCGCAGCAGCGCTCGCGTACAACAACTTGCTCagtgaaaaagtatataaattactGAGCCACTTGTGGAAATCAACAGAAAATGCTGAAGAAATTTACATCAGTAATTTGTCGAAAATGGAACCAACTAACGGAGTGATCGTGCTCTCGAGTTTGCTGATAAAACATCTGGTGGCGGTCAAAAAGGAAGAGCTGATTGATCCCTTCAAGAATAATATCATCGAAGGGTTCATAAAAATAGCGATAAGTTGCAAGAAAAAGCCCGAGCTTTTTGTAGTGGACGCAGCCGCGCCGTTTTTACGTCGGCTGTCTCATGATGACTTTAAAAACCAGGTGCTGCCGGCGCTGCAGAAAGCGATGCTGCGTAATCCCGAGATAATAATCGACTCGGTCGGACACATTCTGACGGGACTGAGTCTAGACTTGAGTCGCTACAGTGAAGACATCAGCAAAGGTCTCTTTGCTAATTTGCATTCAAAGGAAGACACGGTGCGGGATGAAGCAGTGGACGCTTGCCGTCGCTTAGCCCTCCAGTGTTCAGACACCGGAGCACTGGAAAAACTTTTGTCGCTGCTGTTTGCAATTTTCCACGGCTCGGAAGGTAAACTGACAGTTGCCACCCACAAGATTTCAGTGCTGACCGGCGCGGGAAATCTGAGCTTCAACGCAGCAGGAAGCGGAATCCAGCAAGTAGCTGAAGCTGCTTgtaatcattttataaaagtcCTGGATACTGAAGTCCATGAGAAGACTTTGATACACGCGCTGGAGATGATGAGTCTCTGGTGCCAGAAGTTCACAGGCGATGTGCCGAAAAATATTATCGAGGCGTTCAAGAAAGCGATGAATGCCAAGACATCAACAACTGGACTAAGGACTGCGTACATTAAATTACTGTTCACTTTGCCGATCATGTCCCACGCAGCCACGGTTACTCCGATCCTCACCCAAGCGATAACTCGCGCTACCCAGCAATCAACCCAAGCATCAGCGGTGACTGAAGGACTCGTCGCCTCTTATTTGCTCCTAAAATTAGTGATCGCCGGTCAAGTTGAGAACAACAAGCAGAGCGTGCTCTGGTCTGCGATAGACGACCAGGTGTTTTTTTCCGACAAGTTTCTTTCCAGCTGCGGTGACGAAAACCTTTACCACCTGATGCAGCTCTGCGATTTGTTGATCACCGAGTTCTCGGACCGCTTGAACGAGAAAGCACTTGGTGGAGTCCATCGCGCGATTATTGTCTGCGTGGTTGCTGCTAACTCATCAACGCGAAGACGCTGCGCAACTCTGATGAAGAAAATGCTCACCGGGCTGAGTACTTACGAGCCCTGCCAAGCTCTCATCAAAGAGTTCAACCGGTTCGTAGACATGACCAAGCTCAAGGACAACGAGAAAGACAATAAAGAAGACAAAGAAAGTGCTGAGATCAACGGACGTTGTCTAGCTGATGGACTTTTGTCCATTTGCTCCGCTACATTTTTATTCGATGATCCGGCTTACAAACTCGTCGGCGACGCGTTGATTCCCGCTCACCACCCGACTGTCGTCAAGGCGATGCCTAACTTGTGGTTGAAGATCTGCGCCACTGCTAAGTTGAAGCCagccaaattttttaatgattacgCTCCTGAAATACGCGAAATGTTTGTTGATAACTACAAGCCAACCGCTTCGTATGAGAACGCTGTGGCGACGATCGTGTCGTTCACTCCAGAAGTCCTGCTGCCGTCTCTCGTCAAAGTCATCACGGAGTATCTAGACGACCCGGAGATCTTAAAAGTAACTAAGGACGAGTACTTTACCTACTTGACACCCGAAGGCGAGCTGTATGACAAAAGTGTTGTTCCAGGTAACGACGACAACGACATTCTCAACTCCATGAACATGAAACGCGAGAGCAAAGTCTACTCCTTCAAGGAACAGCTCGAGGAACAGCAGCTCCGTCGCGAGTTGTACGAAAAACGTAAGCGCGAGGGGAAAATAAAGGAGCAAAAGTTGACGCCGAAGCAGGAGGAAGCTTTGAAGGCACAGACTGCCAAAGAAAACGCGATAAGAAAACGTCTCGCGGGTTTGTTTGATAAAATAACGCGAGTTGTCTCAATAGTAAACGGATTGTCTCGTGGGAATCCTCAAGAACTGTCTCTGTACTTCCGGGAATTACTTCCGGTCTTGTTGAAAAATCTTTCATCACCTCTGGCAGCTCCGACGGTGTCCCAACTGTACCTGGATCTCCAGAAAATAGTCGTGCTGGTCTCGGTGAAAAACTCGCCGctgcgcgatctcgtggctcACGTGACTCTGCGTCAACAGCAGCCACAGTGCGACCTGGACCCTGCTTGGGAAGAAGAGGAGCTCGAGAAAGCTATCAACAGGACACTGGCTGCCATTCACACTTGCACGGTAAAGCAGAAGCTTTTGTTCAATGCTCCGGGTTTCTGCTACTGCTTTCCCTTCATCGCGAACACTTTGCTCACCTGGAAGGACGAGACCATGACGACCCAGGGTCTCCAGGTGATTCAAGAGCACGCTAAGCAACGTGGTGATGAAGACAATTGGAAAGATCTGCGGCATCCGCGACTCCTGCCTCGCAAGCAGATGCTAGACTTGTTGATTGAGTTGATGAGCTCGACGACAGGTCGCGTCCAGTCTCATGCCGTCGCCACTTTCCTCGACGTGGCCTACTCTGGCGATGGAACACCTGGTACCGCGTTGACAAGTCCCGAAGAAGTCAATTCTCTCATCGGCGCTCTAGAGAATCCGCTGGCTGCTGTCCGCGACGCTGCACTGCGTGCGCTGATGATTGTGCGCAAGAGTTTTCCTACCGAGGACTCTGACTACGAGCAGTTATTGCGTCTCACCAGACGGGTTTGGATCGCCAAGTTCGACGTCGCcgacgaaaataaaattctggcCAACGAGATCTGGGAAGCGGCTGAATTTTCAGCAAACGGTGAAATTCTTTGCGATGAACTGATCCAAGACGTCGCTCATCCAGTCGAAGCAGTCCAGCAAGCAACAGCTCATGCTCTTGCGCATTTACTTACAGACAACACGCACTTGGTACCTGGAATACTGGATAGTTTACTGAAGCTGTACAAAGAAAAGCTGGCGATGATCCCACCGAAGATGAATGACTTTGGTCGGGTCGTGGAACAGCCCGTAGACATCTGGGGTCCAAGACGCGGAGTCGCTCTGGCTCTGGCTCAACTCGCGCCTCTCTTAACTCCCGACACAATAAATCAGCTGATTCAGTTCTTCGTGTCAACTGGTCTAGGTGACAGAAATCCATCAGTGCGCCAGGAAATGCTGACTGCAGCTCTGGCAGCCGTTGACCAGCACGGGAAAGACAACATCACATCTCTGCTGCCAGTTTTTGAAGACTTTATGGACAAAGCGCCTAAAATCGGGAGCTTCGACGCCATCAAGCAGTCGGTTGTCATTCTCATGGGCTCGTTGGCCAGGCACTTGGACAAAGACGACCCCCGAATAAAACCCATCGTCATGAGACTCATCGCCGCACTATCGACACCATCCCAGCAGGTCCAAGAAGCCGTTGCCAACTGTCTACCTCACCTGGTTCCTTCAATAAAGGAAGACGCTCCAAGGATCGTCGACAATCTCATGGACCAGTTGCTCAAGTCTGATAAATATGGAGAGAGGAAGGGCGCAGCCTACGGACTCGCGGGAATAATAAAAGGAATGGGTATTCTAGCTCTCAAGCAGCTGGACATCATGACCAAGCTGACCAACGCTAttcaggataaaaaaaattacagacaCCGTGAAGGCGCCCTCTTTGCATTCGAAATGCTCTGCACCATGCTGGGAAGACTCTTCGAGCCCTACATTGTCCACGTGCTCCCGCACTTGCTGCTCTGCTTCGGGGATGCCAGTCAATATGTCAGAACTGCTACCGATGATACTGCGAGAGTCGTGATGAGCAAACTCTCCGCTCATGGTGTCAAGCTCGTGCTGCCCAGTCTTCTTGCTGCTCTAGAAGAAGACTCTTGGCGTACTAAAAcag gatCCGTGGAACTTCTTGGAGCGATGGCGTACTGCGCACCGAAACAATTAAGCAGCTGTCTACCGTCCATAGTACCGAAGCTGATAGAAGTCTTGAGTGATTCCCACACGAAAGTCCAAGAAGCCGGAGCAGAAGCACTGAAAGTTATCGGAAGTGTCATAAGAAACCCCGAGATTCAAGCCATAGTCCCAGTGCTGCTCAAAGCGCTTCAAGATCCCTCGCGCAAGACCGCGATGTGCTTGCAGACACTCCTCGACACCCAGTTCGTCCACTTCATCGACGCCCCCTCACTGgctctgatcatgcctgtggTCCAACGCGCGTTCATGGATCGGTCAACGGAGACACGTAAGATGGCCGCCCAAATTATCGGCAACATGTACTCACTGACTGACCAAAAAGATTTGACCCCATACCTGCCGACGATCATCCCCGGGTTGAAGACGAGTCTTTTGGACCCAGTGCCAGAAGTTCGTTCGGTCTCAGCTCGCGCATTAGGTGCGATGGTCCGCGGAATGGGTGAGTCGAGCTTCGAGGACCTTCTGCCCTGGCTGATGCAGACACTGACCTCGGAGACGAGCAGCGTGGACCGATCAGGAGCAGCTCAAGGTCTTTCTGAAGTCGTAAGAGGTCTGGGTGTAGAGAAACTCCACAAACTGATGCCCGAGATCATCAGCACTGCAGAGCGAACTGACATCGCGCCCCACGTCAAAGACGGCTACATAATGATGTTCATCTACATGCCCAACGCATTCACCACCGAGTTCACTCCCTACATCGGGCAAATAATAAACCCCATCCTCAAAGCCCTCGCTGACGAAAACGAGTACGTGAGAGAGACTGCTCTGAGAGCTGGACAACGTATCGTTACTCTGTACGCAGACTCTGCTATCATGCTGCTGCTACCAGAACTTGAACGCGGACTCTTCGATGACAACTGGCGAATTCGTTACTCCTCGGTTCAACTCCTAGGGGACTTGCTGTACCGCATATCCGGAGTTTCCGGTAAAATGTCGACGGAGACAGCCAGCGAGGATGATAACTTCGGTACTGAACAGTCGCATCACGCGATAATAAACGCACTGGGCGCTGAAAGAAGAAACCGAGTGCTAGCCGGACTCTATATGGGCAGATCAGATGTTGCGCTGATGGTCCGTCAAGCAGCTCTCCACGTCTGGAAGGTCGTCGTCACCAACACTCCACGCACACTACGAGAAATTCTTCCCACGCTCTTCAGTCTATTGCTTGGATGTCTTGCTAGCACGAGCTACGACAAACGTCAAGTAGCTGCGCGCACTCTAGGAGATCTAGTGAGAAAATTAGGCGAGCGCGTACTCCCAGAAATAATTCCTATCTTAGAACGTGGACTTCAAAGCGACCAACCTGACCAACGTCAAGGAGTCTGCATCGGTCTGTCTGAAATAATGGCCAGCACAAGCAAAGACATGGTTCTGACATTTGTTAACAGTCTTGTCCCGACTGTCCGCAAAGCTCTGAGCGATCCACTACCAGAAGTCCGTCAAGCTGCAGCCAAAACCTTCGACAGCTTGCACTCAACAGTTGGATCCCGTGCTCTGGATGACATTCTCCCGCAGATGTTGGTTCAGCTCAACTCTCCAGATCCCCAGGAAGCTGAAAATACCCTCGACGGTCTCCGGCAAGTGATGGCAATTAAATCGCGAGTAGTTCTACCATACCTCGTTCCCCAGCTGACCAGCACTCCAGTGAACACCAAAGCGCTCTCCATACTCGCGAGCGTAGCCGGAGAAGCTCTCACTCGCTACCTCCACAAAATTTTACCCGCCCTCCTGATGGCGCTCTCCAGTGCCCAAGGATCAGCCAACGAAGCCCAAGAACTCGAGTACTGCCAAGCTGTAGTTCTGTCCATCACCGACGAGGTCGGAGTCCGCACAGTAATGGACCAACTGATGGACGCGACCAAAGCCGACGATCCTTCAAGACGTCGCGGTGCCGCGACTCTACTCTGCGCATTTTGCAGAGACACTCGTGCTGATTACAGTCAGTACGTTCCGCAGTTGCTGCGTGGTCTGATTCATCTTTTTACCGACGACGACAAGgaagttttacaaaaaagcTGGGAAGCTTTGTCCGCAGTGACGAAAACTCTCGAATCAGATCAACAGATCGCGCATCTAGGGGACATTCGCCAAGCCGTTCGCTTCGCAGCTTCCGATCTCAAAGGTCAAGATCTACTTCCTGGATTCTGTTTGCCCAAAGGTATCACCCCCATTCTCCCAATATTCCGCGAGGCGATTCTCAATGGACTGCCCGAAGCTAAAGAACAAGCAGCCCAAGGTCTTGGGGAAGTCATAAAATTAACCAGCGCAGCAGCACTGCAGCCTAGTGTTGTCCACATAACTGGACCCCTTATTCGTATTCTTGGCGACCGGTTCAACTGGAGTGTCAAGGCCGCGGTGCTCGAAACCCTCGCGATTTTACTCGGCAAAGTCGGTGTCATGCTCAAGCAGTTTCTCCCCCAACTGCAGACAACTTTCCTGAAGGCCCTCAATGACAGCAACCGGCAGGTCCGACTCAAGGCCGCCTACGCCCTGAGCAACCTCATCGTGATCCACACCCGCGCGGACCCTCTGTTCGCTGAACTCCACACTGCCATCAAGAACTCGGACGACCCCGCGATTCGCGAGACGATGCTCCAGGCTCTGAGAGGCGTCATCACTCCAGCGGGTGATAAAATGACTGACGTAATGAGGAAGCAAGTCTTCAATACCCTCAGCTCGATGCTAGGACACCCGGAAGACATCACAAGAAACGCCGCCGCTGGATGCTACGGTGCGCTTCTGCGCTGGTTAACTCCAGAGCAACTAAGTGCGGCTTTCAACGAGCATTTATTCAACCATGATCTTAACGCCGACTGGCAGCTACGTCACGGAAGATCCACGGCTTTGTTTGTCGTTCTCAAAGAATCTGCGTCGACTGTTTATGTCCCCAAGGAACAAGAACGTGTTTGTAAGATTATTTTATCTTACTTACAAGCCGACAGGGTACAGATTACGATGAATGGCATCCGAGCTTGTGGGTATTTGTTCCAGTATCTTATGAACGAGGGATTGCCCATTCCACAAACTATTCTTACGCCTTTTGTTCGG tcGATGAACAACAACAGCAATGAAGTGAAACAACTATTGGCCCGAGTGTGCATTCATTTAGCCCGAAATATACCACCAGAAAGAATGTCAGGGGACTTATTAAAATCTTTATTGCCGATGCTTGTAAATGGAACTAAAGAGAAAAATGGTTACGTGAAAGCAAACAGTGAATTGGCACTTATTGCTGTGCTAAGACTAAAAACAGGCGACGAAGAACATCAG cgaTGTGTTGCGCTACTGGATCCGGGTGCCCGGGAATCTTTATCGGACGTCGTCAGCAAAGTCTTGCGCAAAGTATTGTCACAACCAGAAGGCAAAATGGAAGAACTAGACGATACTTTACTTACGtga